From Micromonospora auratinigra:
AGCCGTTCACCGCGAGGAACGCGTGCGCGCCGTTCGCCGGGTCGATCCCGACGCCCTGCACGAAGCGGTTCGGGAAGTCACCGGGCAGGGTGACCTGGTGCCAGCTCGACGGGTCGCCGACCTTGCCGACCGCGAGCCCTCGGGTGAACCCGGCGTTGTTGCACGGACCGCACCAGCCGACGTACGCGGTGCCGCCAGAGACCGCCACCGAGGTGGCGGTGTGGCCGGCACCCAGGTCGAACACGTTCGTCCAGCCCTTGCCGTCGGAGATCGCGTAGCCCTTGGTGTTCACCCAGACGTGCTGGCCACCGGCGACCCAGGTGTTCGCGTCGTGGTCGTCGGGCGCGAACGGCGCGATGAACCGGGCCGGCTCGTCGCCCGGCGACGAGGTGTACGGCTGGATGTCGCGCGAGGTGGAGTCCGCCGGCGTGCCGTTGCCGGTGTTGGCGTTGCAGTTCTCGGTCACCCGCATGGCCAGGTTGGTGTACTCCTGGACCTGCCGGCAGCCGTTGGCCGGGTCGGCGAAGCCGTCGCCGCCGTCGCCACCGAAGTTGGAGCCCATCACGGTGTCGCCGGGGCGCAGCACCGAGACGCCGTTGTCCTGCAGACCACCGGAGACGACGGTGCCGGCCTTCGCCGGGTCCTTGCCGACCGCCACCGAGTAGTACTGGAGCGCGTCGATGGTGCCGTCGTTGAGGCTCTGCCAGTCGGTGGCGTGGCCGTCCTTGTCGGTCCTGCCGTTGACCGGCCGGCGGTAGACGCCGCCGTCGTTGCCGACGTAGACGAAGCCGTTGCCGACCGCCACCGAGTGCTGGTCGGAGTGGGTAGTCTTGTTGCAGGTGTTCTGCGCGTCGTGGATGTTCCAGCAGGCGAAGTTGAAGTTCCAGTACGGCCCGACGGTCTTCCAGTTGGCACCGGCGTCGGTCGACTCGTAGACCTCCTCCAGGCCCGCCCAGACGTGGTTCGGGTTGGCCGGGTCCACCGCCAGGAACTGGTTGTACCAGGCCTGGATGCCGGGGCCGTAGCCCTTGCCGCCCACCGCCTGCTTCAGCGCCGAGCCCGAGTTGCCCAGCTTCGCCGAGTCGGCGATCTTGTTCCACGGCCCGGCCGGGTTGCCGGTGTTGGAGACGTAGATGCCGTCCAGGTAGCTGTTCACGTTGCCGGCCGGCTTGTTGAGCAGGCTCGGCGACTGGTTGATCGCGTACAGCTTGCCGCCGTCGGCGGAGAAGGCGAAGGTCACGTACCCGATGTCGTCGGCCGGGATGGCGCCACCCGGGTTGACCTTCGTCCAGCCACCGGCCGTGTAGTCGGTGGTCTCGTAGAAGCCGTTGTAGGTGTCACCGGAGCGCCACGCCGAGGCGACCACCACGTGCTTCGGTCGGCGCGGGTCGCCGGCCACGTCGTTGACGATGTTCTTGTACGCCGCGTTCGCCGCGCCCGCGTTCGACCCGCCCGGCAGGTAGCTCGGGTTGGGCGCGAACTCCAGCTTCCAGGCGCCCGAGGCGGCGCCCATGGCGTGCGAGTAGAGACCCCGGTTGGTGGCGGCCCAGACCTTGCCGTCGAAGAACCGCAGCTTGTTGATCGTGGTGCTCTCCAGCTCGGTCCCGCCGACCCGGTCGGTCGCCGCGAACTTCCCGGTCCGCGGGTTGGCCAGCCGGTAGACGCCGGCCCCCACGAACGAGGTGGCGCCGGTGTTGCCCTCGCCGGTGGCGTACCAGAGGGAACCGTCGGTGGCGAGCACGACGTCGCCGCTGGACAGGGTGGGCAGCGCGTCCGCGATCGGCGTCCAGCTCCGGCCGCCGATCGAGGAACGCCAGACGCCACCGTCCGCGCCGGCCGCGTACACGTAGCCGTTGTTGTCCGCCGCGAGGCCGGTCATCCGGCCGGTGACCAGACCGGCGCCTCCGGAGGAGTTGGAGGCGTAGTCGCGGTAGCGCGGGTCGTCGCCGTCGTACTTGACGTTCGTGACCTCGCGCCAGCTGCCCTTGGTGGTGGGCAGCGCGGTGAGCTGGCTCAGCGCGTTCGAGTACGCCCCTGGCGAGACGATCCCCGGGGCGTACCGGGCCTGGGCGAACTGCTCGGCGATGGTGCGGGCCTCGAAGGCCTCCTCACCGGCCTCCTCGGACGCCTCGCCGGCCGCCATCTCCATGAACTCCCTGGGGTGCCAGGGCATGTTGGCGCCGGGCTCCTCGGCCAGGCCGAGCGCCTCCCGCACCTCGTGGTTGGTGGCGGCGACGCCGCCGAGCGCGGCGGTGAGCACCAGCGCGCCCGCGATGGTCGCCGGCTTGCGCCAGCGGAATGTGGACATGCGAATCCTCCCGGATTCGAAGGGGGGTGCCGGGCGGGTCGGCCCGGACAGGGGAACCACGCCGGTCGTGGCCGGCCGTGGTGATGGACGATCGGACGGGTACGTCCGTGCTGGACCCTCGGGCCGGCGGGGCGCACCCGCCGGGCGACGTCGCGAGAGGGTCAGGCCGGGACGGGCGGAGCCCGACCGGGCCGGCTGCCGTGCGTCGGCAGCGGTACGGCCGGCTGCCGGTAGCCGGTCGGGGCGACCACCGAAGTGGACGCGCCGCCGACCCGTACCGGCAGGGCCAGGAGGAGATCGTCCGGTCCGTCGTTGGTGACGACGCCGGCGCGGTGGTCACCGCCGGGTCCCTCGGAGAGTGCCGTCCACCGCTCCGACGGAGCGCCGGTGGGCGTGCGGCGCACACCGGCGGCTCGGGGGTCGCCGGAGGGCGGGGTGGGACGGCCCGGAGTGGTGACCGGTACGTCGACGGACCGTCCGCCCGGAGGAAGAACGGAGGGGCCGTCGTGGACGATCGACCGGTGCGCGGCGGTGACCACCGCGCCGGCTTCGGGGTTCTCCCCGCGGACGGGCGTCCCCAGGCCGATCAGGACGAACGCCAGCGCGACGACGACGGCGGTCAACCGGTCGAACGCGCGCATGGGCACACCTGTCGAGGGAGGGGAGGCCGGTCGGGCGGGCGGGCACGGTGGCCGCGGCCGGAGCAGGACGCAGAGAGAACGGGGAGGGTCGATCGCTGGCTTCCGGCGTTCACGCTAGCAACATCTTTCACACCCCGGCAACGGGATGACCGTCGTACTTTCGGCTGGTCAATGCCGAGGCCGTGACACCGCTCCCACGTCGGGGCGCAGGACGTGAAACGGGGGCGCGGCCGGTCGGCCGTGCCCCCGTCTCCGCTACCGGAGGTCAGTGGAAGAAGTGCCGGGTGCCGGTCAGGTACATGGTCACCCCGGCCTCCTTGCAGGCCGCGATGGTCTCCTCGTCGCGGATCGAACCGCCGGGCTGAACGATCGCCGTCACGCCGGCCTCGATCAGGATCTTCGGCCCGTCGGCGAACGGGAAGAAGGCGTCCGAGGCGCAGACCGAGCCGCGGGCCCGGTCCTCGCCGGCCCGGGCGACCGCGAGCCGCGCCGAGTCCACCCGGTTGACCTGTCCCATCCCGACGCCCACGGTGGCGCCGTCGCGGGCCAGCAGGATCGCGTTGCTCTTCACCGCGCGGACCGCCCGCCAGGCGAACAGCAGGTCGTGCAGCGTCTGCTCGTCCGCCGGGTCACCGGTCGCCAGCGTCCAGCCGGCCGGGTCGTCGCCGGGCGCGTCGACGGCGTCCCGCGCCTGCACCAGCAGACCGCCGGTGACCTGCCGCCACTCCACCGGGGACGGGCCGAACGCCGGGGCCCGCAGCAGCCGCAGGTTCTTCTTCGCCCGGAGCACCTCGACGGCGTCCTCGTCGAAGCCCGGGGCCACCAGCACCTCGGTGAAGATCTCCGCCACCTGGCGGGCCAGCTCCACGCTCACCGGCCGGTTCACCGCGATCACCCCGCCGTACGCGGAGACCGGGTCGCAGGCGTGCGCCTTGCGGTGCGCCTCGGCCACGTCCGCCCCGACCGCGATGCCGCACGGGTTGGCGTGCTTGATGATCGCCACCGCCGGCCGGTCGGGGAAGTCGTTCGCGGCCCGCCAGGCCGCGTCCGCGTCGACGTAGTTGTTGTAGGACATCTCCTTGCCGTGCAGCTGCTCGGCCTGCGCCAGCCCGGCCGGCCCCGCCGGGTCGGCGTAGAGCGCCGCCGCCTGGTGCGGGTTCTCGCCGTAGCGCAGCACCGCCTGCCGGCGCAGGGCCGACCCGGTGAACCGCGGCCAGCCCTCCTCCGCCGGCGCGACGGTGGTGGCGAACCAGTCGGCGACCGCCACGTCGTACTCGGCGATGTCGGCGAACGCGCGGGCCGCCAGCGCCCGGCGCTGGGTCAGGGTGAAGCCCCCCTCGGCCAGCGCGGCCAGCAGCGCCGGGTACGCGCCCGGGTCGGTCACCACCGCGACCGAGGCGTGGTTCTTGGCCGCGGCCCGGACCATCGCCGGCCCGCCGATGTCGATCTGCTCGACGCACTCGTCCTGGCTCGCGCCGGAGGCGACGGTGGCCTGGAACGGGTAGAGGTTGGAGATCAGCAGGTCGATGCCGGCGATGCCGTGCTCGTCGAGCTGGGCCGCGTGCGCGTCCTTGCGCAGGTCGGCGAGGAGGCCACCGTGGATCTTCGGGTGCAGGGTCTTCACCCGGCCGTCGAGGATCTCCGGGAAGCCGGTCACCTGCTCGACCGGGGTCACCGGCACGCCCGCGCCGGAGATCGTCGAGGCGGTGCTGCCGGTCGAGACGAGCTCCACGCCGGCGGAGTGCAGGGCCCGGGCCAGCTCGACCAGCCCGGTCTTGTCGTAGACGCTGACCAGCGCCCGCCGGATCGGGCGGCGGGTGTCCTCAGTGGTGCTCATGCCGCCCCCTCGCTCCGCTCGGCGCCGGCCTGAGGCACCAGCGCGCTGTGTCGATGATTCGCTCGCTGACGCTCGCTCATGGAACAGTGACCTTTCTGCCGGTGATCGTCCAACCTTCACGGACCAGCCGACCGACCTGCTCCACGAGCTGGCGTCGCTCGGCGGACTTGATGCGCTCGGTGAGCGTCTCCTCGTCGTCGTCGTCCAGCACCGGCACGGCGACCTGGGCGACGATCGGGCCGGTGTCCATCCCGGCGTCGACGAAGAACAGGGTGGCCCCGGTGACCTTCACCCCGTACGCGAGGGCGTCCCGGGGGCCGTGGATGCCGGGGAACGCCGGCAGCAGGGTGTTGTGCGTGTTGAGGTAGCGGTCGCCGAACGCGGCGAGGAAGTGCGGGCCGACCAGCTTCAGGAAACCGGCGCTGATCACCAGGTCCGGCTCGTGCTCGGCGACCCGGGCGGTGAGCGCCTTGTCCCAGTCCTCGCGGCTCGGGTGGTCCTTGACCCGCTCGACGAAGGCGGGCACCCCGGCCGCGGCGGCCCGGTCCAGGCCGGCGATGCCGTCCCGGTCGGCGCCGACGGCGACGACCCGGGCGCCGTACCCGGGGTCGGTGGCGGCGTCGAGCAGCGCCTGGAGGTTGCTGCCGGAGCCGGAGACGAGGACGACGAGGCGGGCGACGGACGCGGGCTCGGTCACGCCGCAACCCTATCGGGCAGGCCGGTGGACCCGGCGCTCGGGCGGCGGCGTCCGCGCGGGTGATCTTCCGGGTGGCGCGGGCACGATACGCTGCCGTCGCCCGGTGTCCGACCCACGGCCGGCCCGGCGTCGACATCGTGACCTCGGTTCCCGGGCCCCGTGTGCCGCGCGGCCTGCCGGTGCTGGGCGGAATGATGAGCGGCAGCACACCGACCACGGACCGTCGACCCCCAGTTTGAGGAGCACTTCGCAATGCAGCCCGGTTACCCCGGTCAGGACCCGTACGGCCAGCAGCCGCACCAGGACCCGACCGCCCCGAACCACGACCCGTACGCGCAGCCGCCGCAGGCCCCGCAGTACGGGCAGCAGCCCACCTCGGGCCAGCCGTACGGGCAGGACCCGTACGCCCAGCCGCCGCAGGCCCCGCAGTACGGGCAGCAGCCGACCTCCGGGCAGCCGTACGGGCAGCCGACCTCCGGGCAGCCGTACGGGCAGCCGACCTCGGGACAGCCGTACGGGCAGCAGCCCTACCAGGACCCGTACGCGCAGCAGCCGTACGGCGCCGCGCCGCAGTACCCGGCCGCCGGCTACCCGACCGGCCAGGGGCAGAACAACACGCTGGGCCTGATCGGCATGATCGCCGGCATCGTCTCCATCGTGTTCGCCTTCTGCTGCACCCCGCTGGGCATCATCGGCGGCATCGCCGGCGTGGTCCTCGGCGTGATGGGCCAGAAGAAGGTCCAGAGCGGCGAGGCGAGCAACGGCGGCCAGGCCAAGGCCGGCCTGATCTGCGGTGGCGTCGGCATCGTGCTCTCCATCATCAGCGCGATCGTCGGTGCCGCCATCAACCTGAACAACTTCGGCTCCTGAGCCGACCGGGAAAAGGGGGGTGCCGGCGCCGCCGGCACCCCCCTTTCGCGCATCCCACCCCGGCCCGGCCCGCGCCCGCCCCGCCCCGCCCCGACCCGACCCACGGTTGATCAAGGGGTTTGCGTCAGGGCATCGTCGAATCCTGACGCGAATCCCTTGATCAACTCAGCGGGGAGGGCCGTGCGGGGAGGGTGTGGTCCGGGGGTTCCGCGGTCGGGCGGGAAGAGCGGGCGGGGCGGGGCGGCCGGGGTGAGCGGGGCGGGGGGACGGCGCGGGTGAGCACCCGGGTGGCCGCCGCACCGAGCAGCGCGCCGGCGGCGACGACCAGGGTGGCCACCCCGGCCACCTGCCACCACACCGGGCCCATCTCGGCCAACCGGCCGCCGCCCAGCGGGCCGCCGGAGGCGGCGGCGGCCGCACCGAGCAGCAGCCCGGCCACCGGGCCGGCGAGCGCCGCCGGGACCAGCAACGCCGGCCAGCCGACCGTCGTCCGCTCCTCGGCGGCGATCCGCAGCAGCCGCCGGGCCAGCAGCCAACCGGCGGCCATCCCGGCCAGCACCGGCACCGCGAGCAGCGCCGCGCCCAGCCCTTCCACCGGCCCGCGCGGCAGGCCGGCGAGCAGCGGTACGGCCGGCAGCGCCCCCACCGACACCTCGCTGGTCCGCACGGCGGTGTCCGTGCCGACGGCGAACCCGGGCCCGAGCAGGTAACTGGCCGACCAGGCGGTGGCGTTCGGGGCGTACGCGAGGCTGACCAGGGTGACCCCGGCCTGACCGGCCACCCCGGTCCGGTACGCGCCGATCATGTCGGCCGCGTCACCGCCCCCGGTCGCCACGGCCAGCCCGGCCGCGCCGGCCCCCGCGCCCAGCAGCAGCAGCCCGGCCACCAGGCCGGTCCGCAGGCCGTCCCGCACCGGCGGCGGGGACCGGCGCGCCAGCAGCCCCGACACGCCGGTGGTCCGGACCGCGCCGATCAGCGCGCCGAACGCGCCGACGACCAGGCAGGTCAGCCCGGCCCGGCCCGGGGACACCCGCAGGCCACCGGCGCTGACGGTGACCGCGGCGGCGACGCCCGTCAGCGCGTACGCCAGGCCGACGGCGACCCCGACGGTGAGCGCCTGGCGCACGGACCGGCTGCCGCGCGCGCCGATCGCCCGGCTGGTGTGCACACCGGCCCGGCTGAGTCGCCAGAGGGCGAGCCCGGTCAACGCCAGCGGCACCAGGCCGAGCGGCCCGGCGGTGGTCTGCAACGGCACCCCGTGGCCGAGCAACCAGCCGGCGAGACCGGCGTGCAGCGCGCCGGCCAGCGAGCCGGCGTCCTCGCTCAGCTGGGCCAGGCCGAGCACCAGGGCGACCGGCAGCCACGAGGTCAGCGCCGCCCAGACGGCGGCCACCCCGGCGGCGACGGGCAGCGGGGCACGACCGCGCGGGGTCGCACCGGGCCGGCGCGCGGTCGCCCGGGAGGGCGGCGCGGCACGGCCGGCGGACCGGGCGTCGGCGCTGCCCCCGCCGGCGGTTCGGCGAGGCTGGTCGGGGGTGACGGGTGACATCGGGTTCTACTCTGGCACGCCGCGCCCACGGCGGCAGACCGATACCGCCCCCGGACCGTGGCGAGTTCCCTGATCCACGGGTTGAGCAGCCTCGTTCCGGTTTAGCCTCGGCCCAGGACGCGACCTTTCCCGTCGCGGCACCGACCGCTCGGAGGACGACGTGAACGCTCCGTATCCGCCGCCGCCACCGCCACCGGCGGCCGGCCGCGACCGGACCACCCTCTGGGGTGTCCTGGGCATCATCTTCGGCCTGTTGTGCTGCGGCATCCTGGGCATCGTCTTCGGCTACCTGTCGATCCGGGACGCCAAACGCTTCGGGAAGTCGCCCCTGCTCGGCTGGCTGGCGATCGCGTTCGGCGTCATCAACCTCATCGCCAGCGCGATCGTCCGGGCCCGCGGCAGCT
This genomic window contains:
- a CDS encoding DUF4190 domain-containing protein, which produces MQPGYPGQDPYGQQPHQDPTAPNHDPYAQPPQAPQYGQQPTSGQPYGQDPYAQPPQAPQYGQQPTSGQPYGQPTSGQPYGQPTSGQPYGQQPYQDPYAQQPYGAAPQYPAAGYPTGQGQNNTLGLIGMIAGIVSIVFAFCCTPLGIIGGIAGVVLGVMGQKKVQSGEASNGGQAKAGLICGGVGIVLSIISAIVGAAINLNNFGS
- the purN gene encoding phosphoribosylglycinamide formyltransferase; this translates as MTEPASVARLVVLVSGSGSNLQALLDAATDPGYGARVVAVGADRDGIAGLDRAAAAGVPAFVERVKDHPSREDWDKALTARVAEHEPDLVISAGFLKLVGPHFLAAFGDRYLNTHNTLLPAFPGIHGPRDALAYGVKVTGATLFFVDAGMDTGPIVAQVAVPVLDDDDEETLTERIKSAERRQLVEQVGRLVREGWTITGRKVTVP
- a CDS encoding beta propeller repeat protein, whose translation is MSTFRWRKPATIAGALVLTAALGGVAATNHEVREALGLAEEPGANMPWHPREFMEMAAGEASEEAGEEAFEARTIAEQFAQARYAPGIVSPGAYSNALSQLTALPTTKGSWREVTNVKYDGDDPRYRDYASNSSGGAGLVTGRMTGLAADNNGYVYAAGADGGVWRSSIGGRSWTPIADALPTLSSGDVVLATDGSLWYATGEGNTGATSFVGAGVYRLANPRTGKFAATDRVGGTELESTTINKLRFFDGKVWAATNRGLYSHAMGAASGAWKLEFAPNPSYLPGGSNAGAANAAYKNIVNDVAGDPRRPKHVVVASAWRSGDTYNGFYETTDYTAGGWTKVNPGGAIPADDIGYVTFAFSADGGKLYAINQSPSLLNKPAGNVNSYLDGIYVSNTGNPAGPWNKIADSAKLGNSGSALKQAVGGKGYGPGIQAWYNQFLAVDPANPNHVWAGLEEVYESTDAGANWKTVGPYWNFNFACWNIHDAQNTCNKTTHSDQHSVAVGNGFVYVGNDGGVYRRPVNGRTDKDGHATDWQSLNDGTIDALQYYSVAVGKDPAKAGTVVSGGLQDNGVSVLRPGDTVMGSNFGGDGGDGFADPANGCRQVQEYTNLAMRVTENCNANTGNGTPADSTSRDIQPYTSSPGDEPARFIAPFAPDDHDANTWVAGGQHVWVNTKGYAISDGKGWTNVFDLGAGHTATSVAVSGGTAYVGWCGPCNNAGFTRGLAVGKVGDPSSWHQVTLPGDFPNRFVQGVGIDPANGAHAFLAVNGFSRRFTEGPGAGFGHVFETTDSGATWKDVSANLPDVPASSVKELANGALVLATDLATFYRAPGATDWQRLGAGLPLTVGMDVEYNAVDNSIYVATHGRGIWAFDLAQL
- the purH gene encoding bifunctional phosphoribosylaminoimidazolecarboxamide formyltransferase/IMP cyclohydrolase, which produces MSTTEDTRRPIRRALVSVYDKTGLVELARALHSAGVELVSTGSTASTISGAGVPVTPVEQVTGFPEILDGRVKTLHPKIHGGLLADLRKDAHAAQLDEHGIAGIDLLISNLYPFQATVASGASQDECVEQIDIGGPAMVRAAAKNHASVAVVTDPGAYPALLAALAEGGFTLTQRRALAARAFADIAEYDVAVADWFATTVAPAEEGWPRFTGSALRRQAVLRYGENPHQAAALYADPAGPAGLAQAEQLHGKEMSYNNYVDADAAWRAANDFPDRPAVAIIKHANPCGIAVGADVAEAHRKAHACDPVSAYGGVIAVNRPVSVELARQVAEIFTEVLVAPGFDEDAVEVLRAKKNLRLLRAPAFGPSPVEWRQVTGGLLVQARDAVDAPGDDPAGWTLATGDPADEQTLHDLLFAWRAVRAVKSNAILLARDGATVGVGMGQVNRVDSARLAVARAGEDRARGSVCASDAFFPFADGPKILIEAGVTAIVQPGGSIRDEETIAACKEAGVTMYLTGTRHFFH